The following proteins come from a genomic window of Nostoc sp. ATCC 53789:
- a CDS encoding DUF1818 family protein, translating into MERVVKTGFGWRIGWNPHAPEFKGLVGTDDWAIELTEAELNDFCRLLAQLADTMKQLATELMEEEKIACEAESDLLWMEVEGYPHDYSLCFILNTGRCVEGKWSASAVPSLLQAAGMLKVF; encoded by the coding sequence TTGGTTGGCGTATTGGCTGGAATCCCCATGCACCTGAATTTAAAGGTTTAGTCGGTACAGATGATTGGGCAATTGAGTTAACCGAAGCCGAGTTGAATGATTTTTGCCGTCTACTAGCACAGTTAGCTGACACCATGAAGCAACTCGCAACGGAATTAATGGAAGAGGAAAAAATTGCTTGTGAAGCCGAAAGCGATTTATTATGGATGGAGGTAGAAGGCTATCCTCATGATTACAGTCTGTGCTTCATTTTGAATACAGGGCGGTGTGTAGAGGGTAAATGGAGCGCTTCTGCGGTTCCAAGTTTACTGCAAGCGGCTGGGATGCTTAAAGTTTTTTGA